GCAGGACACGATGGGGTCCACGTTCACGCGCAACCGGCCCTTCGCCGCGGTGGCCGCGCCCCCGGCATCGCTCGCCGCCTCCTCGATGCCCGTCAGCAGGGGCGCCACCTGCTCGTAGAAGCGGCGGCCCTCGCCGGTGAGCACCACGGCGCGCGAGGAGCGGTCGAACAGCCGCACCCCCACCTGTGTCTCCAGCCGGGCCACCGCTCGGCTGATGCCCGAGGGCGTCAGGCCCAGGGCCTCGGCGGCGCGCACGAAGCTGCCGGCTTCGACGACCGCCACCAGGACGCTCATTCCACTCAGAAGCCGGGCATCGGGGGGCGTGGGCATGGGTGACTCCCAGTCACGGTGAGGGTGCGCACAATGCGCTCGTCCCCGGAGTTGTCCAGGGCCATATCCCTCCCCGTGGGCCCGGACTTCCCAGGCCGTCTTCTCCAAGAGGGGTCATTCCATGCGGCTGAAGGACAAGCGGATCATCGTGCTGGGCGGCAGCTCGGGCATCGGCCGGGCGGTGGCTCAGGCGGCCGCCCAGGAGGGCGCCTCCGTGGTCATCGGCTCGCGCCAGCAGGCGCGGGTGGAGCAGGCCGTGGCCGGCCTTCCCCCGGGCACCCAGGGCCACGCCGTGGACCTGAGCGACGAGGCCCAGGTGCGTGGCCTCTTCGAGCGGGTGGGGCCGTTCGATCACCTGGTCTACACCGCGGGCGATGCCCTGCCGCACGGCGCGCCCGGCGGCCTGTCGCTCGCGCAAGCCCGTCAGCTCTTCGAGGTGCGCTTCTGGGGCGCGTACATGGCGGCGACAGTGGGCAGCGCGCACATCCGCCCGGGCGGTTCCATCGTGCTCACCAACGGCACCGTCGATGTCCGTCCGATGAAGGGGCTGGCGGTGGGCTCGGGCGTCAGCGGAGCGATTGGCGCGCTCACCCGGGGGCTCGCCGTGGAGCTGGCCCCCTTGCGCGTCAACACCGTCTCCCCGGGCCTCATCAAGACGGAGCTCTGGGACGGACTGAGCGCGGCGGACCGCGAGCGCATGTACCAGGAGGCCGGCACCAAGCTCCCCGTGGGCCGCGTGGGCGAGCCCGAGGACGTGGCGCAGACCTACCTCTACCTCATGTGCCAGGGCTTCGGCACCGGGCAGGTGCTCACCGTGGACGGGGGCCACGTGCTCGTCTGAGCCGGGCGGGCCCCTACTTGCAGGGGTAGTTGGCCTTGGTGCACGTCACGCCGCCGTTGTACGCGTCGTTGAAGTGGCCCACGTACGCGTCGTAGAGGGGGTGCACCGTCCCCGTCTCGGGCGCCAGCTTCACGAACAGCTCCTCGTTCTCGTTGAGGGCATCCTGGGACCAGTTCTGGGAGCCCGTGTACACGCGGTAGGCATAAGCCGCCCCGAACTTGCCGTAGAGCGCGAAGAACTTGTCGTGCACCTTGTCGCGCCTGCGGATCGCCACCCCGGCCCCCAGCAGCTCATCGTAGACCGGCCGGGCCATGTCGATGCCGTCGGTGGCGTTGCCCCCCACCACCATCCACACCGAGCAGCCCCCGGCCCGCATGCGTTTGATCTGCGCGAGCAGCGCGGGCCGCCCCGCCGTGACGAAGGACATGCCGATGCGCAGCCGGCAGCTCGCATCCGGCGTGACGTCGTTCAGCCGGGTGACGATGGTGTCCGTCTGGCCCATGCCCTCCGGCGAGGCATAGGCATCCGCGGGGTTGGCCATGTAATAGCCCCGGCCCGAGTCCGCGTCGTAGTAGTCATTGCCGGCGTAGTGCTTCCGGTTCCACATGTCCGTGAAGTTCGCGTTCAGCCCCGCGAACAGCGTGGCGGCGTCGTAGATGACGATGGCGTTGTTGAACGCCTCCGTGCCGCTCGCGCCCGTCAGGTTCGCCGAGCTGATCCACACCACGTCCGGGTGCAGCACCCCGTTCGGGTCCCGCGTCTGGCTGAACGTGAAGAGCTTGGTGTGCATGTTGCCCGAGGCCCCGGTGCCGATGCAGCCGCCCCCGCCGCTCGCGTTGGTGCAGAACTTCACCAGGAGGAGCTGCTGGAGCGTCTCCACGGCGGCGTAGCCCGTGCTCGCGTTCTTCGCGTCCAGCACCACGTACACCGTGACGCCCCGGGCCTGCGCCGCGAGCAGCGCGTCGGCGATGCCGGTGTGGCTCACCGAGTGGATGGCCGCGCGAATCGTGGCCCCCGTGGGCGTCTGCTCGATGAGGCGCTTCACCTCCTGGGTAATCGTCGGATCCACCCCGCCGAACGCGGGCGGGTTGTTGAAGTACGCCCAGGCCAGCTTCCCCGCCAGCGTCCCGGGCGCCGTGCTCACCCCCGCCTCGATCCTCCCCACGTCCACGTCGTTGAGCAGGTGCTCCCGGTGCGTCTGCTCGCAGCCCGCGACGGCCAGCAGGGCGGCGGCCAGGCACAGCCATCCCTGGATCCTCATTGCCTTCACGCGCATGCGCCTGCCCCTTACCTCCGTGGTTTCCTGTAGACTTCCATTGTTTTACACGGTAAGCAAATAAGTCCTCGAATACGGCTTTGGCTTGCGAGAGAGACGTGCTTCAGGCCGACCACATATCCAAGCGCCTCGGTGGCATTGCCGCGCTCAGTCATTGCAGCCTGGTCATTGGCAAGGGCCTCGTCACCGGCATCATTGGACCGAACGGTGCTGGGAAATCGACCCTGTTCAATGTCCTGGGCGGATTGATGGCGCCGGATCAGGGCCGCGTCCTGCTGGAAGGCCGGGACGTCTCGGGACTGCCCCCACATCGGCTGGCGGCCCTGGGCCTGGTGCGCACCTTCCAGATCGCCCGTGACCTGGCGGAGCTGACCGTGCTGGAGAACCTGCTGCTCGCGCGGCCTTCGCAGACCGGAGAGTCCCTGCTGGGCGCCCTATTCCGTCCGGCACGGGTGCGGCAGGAGGAGCGCGAAGCCCTCCAGAAGGCCTCGGCGTTGCTGGGCCGGTTCGGGCTGCTCCAGCACGCGGATGCTCCCGCCAGGAGCCTGTCCGGCGGCCAGAAGAAGCTGCTGGAGCTGGCGCGCGCCCTGATGCTGGAGCCCAAGGTCATCCTGCTCGACGAGCCCGCCGCGGGGGTCAGCCCCGTGATGGTCCGCGGCCTGGCGCGCATCATCGGCGAGCTTCGCTCCGAAGGGTTGACCTTCGCGATCATCGAGCACGACATGGATCTGATCGCGGAGCTCTGTGACCACGTCTACGTGATGGCCGAGGGCACCCCGTTGACCGCGGGCCGCTTCGCCGAGGTCACCGCCGATCGCCGCGTGGTCCAGGCCTACCTGGGAGGCATGGCGCCATGACACCGCTGTTGCTCGCGGAGGGGCTGTTCGCTGGATATGGCAACGGCGACATCGTCCGAGGCGTCAGCCTCCAGGCGGGCGCCGGGCGCATCACCACGGTCATGGGGCCCAATGGCTCGGGCAAGTCCACCTTCATCAAGGTCCTGGCCGGGCTGGTGCCTTGCCGCCAGGGCCGGATCCTCCTGGAGGGCCAGGAGGTCACCCACCTCGCCGCGCCGCTCCGGGTGGCCGCCGGGCTGGGCTATGTGCCGCAAGAGTTCAATGTCTTCCGAAACCTCACGGTGCGCGAGAACCTCGACCTGGCCTCCGCCGTCCTGCATCGGGGCAGGCGTGACGGCAAGGCCGGGCTGGAGCGGGTGTTCGAGCTGTTCCCGGTGCTGTCCCGGCGCCTGAAGAGCCTGGCGGGCAACCTGTCGGGCGGAGAGCGGCAGATGCTGGCCTTTGCCTCCGCGCTGCTCGCGCGGCCGCGATTCCTGTTGCTGGACGAGCCCTCGGCGGGGCTGTCGCCCAAGGCCGCCGAGGAGATGTTCCAGACGGTGGCGCGGGTCCACGCCACCGGCGTCGGGGTGCTGATGGTCGAGCAGAACGTGGCCGGAGCCCTGGCCATTACTCACGACGTGATGGTGCTGGTGGGCGGCGCGGTGCGGCTGGCCACCACGGCCGAGGACCTGAAGCGTCAGCATGACCTTCACCAGCTCTACCTGGGCCCCACCGAAGGCGCGGCCCTGGAAGCAGCGCCATGAGTGGGATTCCGCAGCTCCTCGTCAACGGCCTGGTGAGCGGATTGATCGTCGCCCTGCCCGCGGTCGCCCTGGCGTTGACCTACAGCGTGCTGAAGTTCTCCAACTTCGCCATTGGCTCGCAGCTGACCATGGGCGCGTATCTGGCCTTCATCTTCAACGTGCGGTTGGGCTGGCCCCTGGCCGCCGCGGCCCTCATGGCGGCGGTGCTGTCCGCGGGGCTGGCGATGGCGGTGGACTGGCTTGCCTTGCGGCCCCTGCGCGACCGCTCCCCGGTGACCCTGCTGGTGGCCTCCATGGGGGTGGCCTTCGTCCTCGAGAACCTCTGCCGCTTTGCCTTCGGCAACGGCGTGCTCAGCTATGACGTCCCCGTGGCGCGCCCCCTCCAGGTGGCGGGGCTGCGCGTCAACCGCGAGCAACTCATCGCCACCATCTCCGTTCTGGGCGCCCTGGTGGCAGTCCAGGGGCTGCTCTTCGCCACCCCGCTGGGCCGGGCCATGCGCGCCGTGGCGGACAACCCGTTGCTGGCCGCCGTGCGCGGCATCCACCGCCAGCGCGTCATCACCTGGTGCTGGGCGGTGGTGGGGGGGCTGACGGCCCTGGGAGGGGTGCTCATCGGGATGGACCGGGCCATTGATCCGATGCTCGGGTGGAATTACGTCATCTCCGTCTTCGCCGCCGCCATCCTGGGCGGCTTCGGCAACCCCTTGGGCGCCGCCCTGGGGGCGCTGGGGGTGGGGGTCATCGAGGAGCTGGCCACCGTGGTGGTGCCGGCCAGCTACCGCACGGGCGTGGCCTTCGCCGCCATCGCCCTGCTCCTGCTGCTGCGCCCCCAGGGGCTGGCGGGCGTCCGGGGAATCAAGCGATGACGGGCTATCTGGTGACCCTGACCACGCTGGTGGCCATCGCCAGCCTGACGGGCCTGGCGCTCAACCTCCAATGGGGCGCCGCGGGCATGGCCAACTTCGGCCTCGCCGGCTTCTACGCCCTGTCGGCCTATGCCTGTGGGCTGGTCTCCGTGGCCACCGGCAGCCCCCTGGCGGGCCTGGGCGCCGCCCTCGCCGTCTCGTTCCTGGCCAGCGGCCTGGTGGCCCTGGTCTCGCTGCGCCTGGAGGAGGACTACCTGGCCATCGTCACGCTGGGCTTCGCCGAGCTGACGCGTCTGGTCATCCTCAACGAAGGCTGGCTGACCCAGGGCGCGCTCGGGTTGGCCGGCATTCCCCGCCCCCTCCAGGGGCTCCTCCCGGGAGACTTCCTGGAGTTTGGCTTCCTGGCGTTGACCCTCCTGGTCCTCCTGGCCGTTTTCCTGGTGCTGGAGCGCCTCGGCCGCTCGCCCTTTGGCCGGGCCCTGCGGGCCGTGCGCGAGGACGACGTGGTGGCGGCCACGCTCGGCAAGCGGGTGCTCTGGCTGCGGGTGCGGGCCTTCGCCCTGGGGGGCGCCATCACCGGGCTCGCGGGCGCCCTGCATGCCTTCTATTACACCTACATCGATCCCTCTCAGTTCAGCTCGAGCATCACCGCCTATGCGTTCATGGCCGTGATTGCCGGGGGCCGCAATTCCAACAGGGGCCTGCTGCTGGGCGCCTTCACCCTGATGGTGTTGCTGGAAGGCACCCGCTTCCTCAAGGACGCGGTGCCCTTCCTCGACTCCACCCGGCTCGCCGCGCTGCGTCTCATCTTGATTGGCGGAGGGCTGGTGGCGCTGCTCATCTACCGGCCCCAGGGCTTTCTGCCCGAGTACCGCCTGCGCCTGGCCCGGAAGCCTGACCCCGGCTCCCCGCAGTGGCTCCCCGTAGACCCCAAGTCCTGACATCCTCCGGCCCAGGAGTCCCCCATGTCCCAAAAGCTGTCACGCCGCGTCATCCTGGGCGCCGCCGCCGCCGCCGGGGCCGTGCCCCTGGCCATCCACCTTCTGCGCCCAGCGCCCGCCACCGGTCCCGTCATCCGGCTCGGGCTGATCGCGCCCTTCACCGGCAACACCGGCGCCTATGGCCCCGACATGGAAAAGGCGGCCCGGTTGACCGTGGAGCAGATCAACGCGGCCGGGGGCCTCCTGGACGGACACACCCTGGAGCTCCTCGTGGAGGATGAGGAGAGCAGCCCGACCGCCTCCGTGGCGGCCGCGCGCAAGCTCCTGGATGTGCACAAGGTGGCGGGCCTCATTGGCCTCTGGGGCAGCCCGCCCGGCCTGGCCGTCAAGCCCATCGCCCTGCAATACAACACGGCCTTGTTCGTCTCCTGCTCGGCCAACGAGCTCACCAGCGGCGACACCAAGGGCCTCATCTGGCGCTTCCAGGCGCGGGCCACCCACTGGGGCACGGTCATCGCCCGCTCCATGCTGAAGCAGGGCATCAAGACCGTCTCCGTCCTGGCCCTGCAGAGCCCCTTCGTGGGCAGCATGGTGGCGCCCTTCGAGGAGCACTTCCGGGCCCACGGTGGACAGATCCTCGAGACCGTCCGCTACAACCCCGATCAGCCCTCCTACCGCGCCGAGGTCGAGCAGGTGTTCAGCAAGCAGCCAGAGGCGGTCTTCGTCCCGGCGCTGCTGACCGACTTCTCCTCCATCGTGAAGGAGGTCTACCGCGGGGGCTTCACCAGCAAGCTCTTCACGCTCTCGGTCGCCGCGGACGCCGAGGGGAAGTTCGTCAGCGGTGTGGGCGCCGAGGCCGCCGAGGGCATCCACCACTTCCAGCCCTCCCCCCCGCTGGGCTCGCCCGGATACCAGAAGTTCGTGAAGCGGATGGGCGCCCGCGACGATGCGTTGTTCCTCTTCGCCGGCAACACCCATGATCAGGTGGCCCTGTTCGCCCTGGCGGTGGAGAAGGCCCGGAGCAGTGCGCCCCTGGACTACACCCGGCAGATCCTCTCGCTCTCCAACGGCCCCGGCGAGCCCGTGGATGACGTGGTGGAGGCGCTGAAGCGGGTGCGCGCCGGCCAGCCGATCAACTTCGTTGGCGCGGGCTCCGATGTGGACTTCTCCCCCACGGGAGACCAGCTCAACCGCCACTTCGGTCACTATGTGATCCGCAACGGCCAGAACGCGCTCGTCGAGCTGGTGAGCTGAGCACCAGGCGTGCGCCTCAAAGCCAGGTCAAGAACCGTAAAACAGGCCAGATTCAGAAGAACGGTAAAAACATTCATTCCCTATAGATCAGAAGTCGCCTGATGCGGTATGGAAGGGGCCACCTGCACTCGCCAACGCCACCGAAGGGATCCCGAATGCACGGCTACCGGCCAACCGCTGCCTCCTACAACGAGCACTTCAACCTCTACACCGGGAAGGATGGATTGATCGGATCTGATCCGCACGGCGCCTATCCCACCACGGTGTCTGCCTGGTCCTCTCCCGGGTACCAGCTCAAGCTGGAGGGAGAGGGGACCCACTTCATCTTCGTGCAGGAGGGCAGGGCGGAGATCATCGTGCAGCATCCCGGGATTGGCCCCACGGCCTACACCCTGCAAAGCATGATGTATATGTCCGCCGCGGGCCCCGTCACCGTGACCGGGGGCAAGGGCTTCGCGGTCACCCGGCTCCAGTACACGGGCCTGTTCTCGATGGGCGGGCCGCTCGAGCGCCAGGGCCGGCTGCGTTACATCGATGGATGCTCGGATACGTTGCTGCTCAGCCCCGTGAAGAAAGGGGATGCCTGCCTCAATCACCTGCACTTCCCCGCGGGCATCTCGCAAACCCAGCACACGCACCCCTCCATCCGCTGTGGCATCGTCGCCCGGGGGCACGGCCGGTGTGTGATTCCCAGCGCGGATGGCCAGAGCACCGTCTCCATCCCCCTGCAGCCCGGGGCCGTCTTCGTCATCCCCCCCGAGGGGCACCACAGCTTCTTCACCGGCACCGAGACGATGGACGTCATCGCCTACCACCCGGACAGCGACACGGGGCCGGAGGATGACGACCACCCGATGGTCAACCGGACCATCGTCGACGGCGTGCCCGCGGCCCGGCTCAGCGCCATCCGCACCCAGGACATCCGGGAATAGGCTGTCCATGAGCGCCGAGAGCCAGGCAGAGGCGGAGAGCCCATCCAGCGAGGACGAGGGCGCGCACAAGAAGCACCTGCGCTCCACCGCGCTCCACATTCCGGGAAGGGGGCGCATCCTGCTCGAGGGCCCCCTCACCCCGGAGGCCATCCTGCGCCTGCGGGAGGAGGGGACGCTCGACGCCCCCTGGGCGGAGGTCCTGCTGCGCATGGTGCAGCCGCCCGCGCAGTCCCCCCTGGATGCGCACGAGGTGCGCAGCCTGGCCGAGCGCCTGGGCTTCCTCTCTCAGCGGTCGATGGCCAAGGGCTTCACGCTGACGCTGCCCCGGGGCATGCAGTTCGAGGCCTGCCTCGAGGCGTTCAACCAGCGCGCCCTGGACGCGCTGGAGGCCGAGGCGTACGAGGTGCCGGATGTGTATGATCCGTCGGTGTCGGCCATCGCCGAGCTGACCGAGCACTACGAGCGCCAGGGCCGCGTCATTCACGTGAACAACGGCAAGAGCTCGGCGCGCAATGCCTGGCGGCTGTCCTATGCCGCCGATCCGCTGCTGTTCGCCTGGCTCGGCGGACGCAAGCTCCTGCGCGGCGCGCTGCCCTACACGGTCTACACGCACACGCGCTTCCTGCGCTCCTTCCAGTCCGGGGAGCTGAACGGCCTGGACAAGGTGCGGCAGTTCTCGTTCCCGGAACTGCACACCTTCCTGCCCCAGGAGGCCATGGCGGAGCGGTACCTCTGGCACACGCGCCAGATGGCCCAGGCCATGGAGCAGCTGATGGGGCGCGGCTGGGTGCAGCGGCTGGAGGTCTCGGAGGAGCTTGCCGCCGAGCACCCCACCCTGCTCTCCGCGCTGGCCGAGGCCGTCAACGTGCCGACCCTCGTCCTCACCTTCGACCGCATGGAGCTCTACTACCGGATGAAGACCATGATGGTCGCGGATGCCGGTTACCGGGCGCTCATGCTCTACAACATGCAGTGGGATGAGCTGAACGGGGCCCGGTTCGGCATTACCCTGGAGGACGGAACGCCCGTTTCCATCCTTCACGCCTCGCTGGCCGGAGGCATCTCCCGGCTGCTGCCCTGCCTGCTGGGCCAGGCGCTCATGGGCAAGCGCGAGCAGACCCTGCCCGTGGAGTACTCCCGGCCGCACCTGACGCTCTACGCGGTCGGCGGGGTGACGGACGCGGCGGCCATCGCCCGGCGCTCCCTGGGGGACGCCGTCCACGTCACGGCGGTCACCCCGGAGCGGCTCGGCAAGGAGATCTCCAACCTGAAGCAGGCCTGGCACCCCTATTTCGCCGTCATCGGCCCCGGAGAGGCCGCCGGAGAGCCGCTGCGCATCCAGAGCACCCAGTCCAAGGACACCGTCCCCGCGGCCCAGTGGCTGGAGCAGCATGCCGGACGGCTGGCGCTGTTCCGGCCCACCCGCGAGCTCCAGCGCCGGCAGGGGCTGCCCTTCAGGTAATCGGCACGCGCGCGCGTGCCTCCCGGTCCAGGGAGTCTGTTGGCATGAATGCACCGAAGTTCAACATCCTCGAGGACTCCAGCTCGGGCCTGAGCCAGCATGAGCCCCGGCTCCTGGCCGCGCTCGCCGGGCTGCCTCCCGGCTCGCGCGCCGTCCTGGCGATGCGCAGCGGCGCGGCCCTGGCCTTCAGCCTGCTCACGTGCTTCGAGCGCCGCATGGTCGCCGTGCCCATTGATCCGCGCGTTCCCGAGGCCAAGCGGCAATGGTACGCCGCGCATGCCCAGGCCTCGCTCCTGGTGACGGACGAGGGGTGCACCCCCCTGGCCACGGAGGCGCCGCCTTCGCCCGCGGAGGACCGCTTCATCATCTACACCTCGGGCTCGACGGGAGACCCGAAGGGGGTGGTGATGACGGAGGCCTCCGTGCGGGACAACGCGCGGGCGGTGGCCCAGCTCCACCGCTTCCGGCCCGGGGCCGTCCAGGCCACGTGCCTGCCCGTGTTCCACTGCAACGCCATGATGATGTCCGTGCTGGGCACCCACCTGGCGGGCGCCACCGTGGCCCTGCACAACCGCTTCGAGCCGCAGGCCTACTTCGCCTTCATCGAGCAGACGGGCGCCGAGACGGCCTCCCTGGCCCCCGCGCTGCTGGAGCGGCTGGTCGAGGCCGCGCCCCGGTGGCCCTCCTGCCTGCGCTATGTGATTACCGCCGCGGCCCCGCTGCCGCGGGAGCTGGCGCAGCGCTTCTTCGCGCTCTATGGCCCCCGCCTGCGCCAGGGCTATGGGCTGTCGGAGGCCACCAACTTCAGCGCGGTCATGCCCGAGCTGGACGAGGCCGCCTTCCGCCAGGAGTACCTCGAGGCCCGGCCGCCCGTGGGCCTGCCGGTTCCCGGCACGGAGCTTCGCCTCCAGGACGGCGAGGTCCAGGTCCGCGGCGCCAGCGTCATGCGCGCCTACTGGCGCAACCCCGAGGCCACGTCCCGGGCGTTCACCCCGGATGGCTGGCTGCGGACAGGAGATCTCGGGCGGATGCGCGGGGACTACCTGGTGCTCACCGGGCGCAGCAAGGAGGTCATCAACCGGGGCGGCGAGACGGTGTACCCGCGGGACATCGAGGAGGAGTGGGAGGGGCTCGGGCTGCCCCGCCCCTTCTTCGCCCTGCGGATCGCCAATGACGTGCTGAGCGACGACATCGGCGTGGCCGGCGAGCGGCTCACCTCCGAGTCCCTGGAGGTGCTCGCCCGGTCGAGGTTCAAGCCGGGCGCGGCCTGGAAGGGCCCCCTGGCGCAGACCTCGACGGGCAAGCCGCGCCGCGCGGAGATGGGAAAGGGGCTCTTCAGCGTCAGCGAGTCCCAGCACAAGCAGGAGCTGCTGCTGGCGCTCTCGGCGGCCACCGCCCGGAAGGTGCTGGCGCCCGGCCGGGCCCCGCCCCGGACGCCCCAGGCGGCGTTCATGCATGGGGAGTTCGCAAGGATGCTGCGGGAGCTGGAGCGCTACCCCCATGCGCTCCCGGAGCCAGACGCCAGCCTCGCCGAGGTGCCCGCGGTCAAGTTCCTCCACGCCATCGAGCAGCAGTGGGAGGGGCTGGCCTCGGGCGAGGCCTCCGTGGAGGACGTGATGCGCGGCCTGAAGGGCCAGTGGACGCCGTTCATGACGGAGTGGCCCATGGGGAGCTACGCGCAGATGGCCGCGCGCTTCCTCATCGAAGGCAACCACCTGAGCGGCCGTGTCCTGGAGGTGGGCGCGGGCGTTGGCAACACGACGCGGTTGATCCTCGAGCACGTCAATGACGCATACATCCGGACCGACTTGAAAGTGGAGCTGCTCAAGCGGCTGAAGGCGCCTGGCACGGTGGAGGCATACAACTTCGACCAGCCCAGCCCGCACCGCGGCCTGGATACGGTGTTCGGCGTCAATGCCGTCCATTGCGCCGAGGACAAGCTCCGGGCGGTGGGCCACCTGTACGAGATGCTGAAGCCAGGCGGCTTGCTGCTGCTGGGCGAGGGCGCCCCCACGACGGTGGGCACGCTGCCCTGGTCCTTGAATGCAGCCTTTGGCCTCTTCGATGGGTGGTGGGACCGGGGCGGGTTCCTCGGCCGCGCCTTCTGGATTCATGCCTTTGAAACGTCAGGCTTCAGCGCCTGGGGATACAGCATTCTTCGCGCTGGACGCCACGACATGGGTGGGTTAGTCTGGGCATTGAAATAATGTTGTCCAGGCACGTTATTTCAATGCCTGTCAGCGCTTGAGCGTGAGCAGGACATGTCTCAAGCCATGAGCCGCTGGGTTCGCTTAATTGGCAAAGCAATTGGCTCGTTTCCAATAGATGGTGGTTCGATTCCATCACCCAGCTTCACGATGCCGGTGCGCGGGGCAGCTCCGCCAGACAGCGGGATCCTCTTCCAATGGCCGAGAACGTCCTCATCGTTCAAAACAGAAACGCCCACGCCATTGACTGGCCCCAGGCGCTCGCCGGGGCGAGCCAGCGGGTGTTCCTGGTCTGTGACCGGCTGACGGAGCAGCGCCTGGCCGAGCGGGGCTGGACGCCCCTGTTCCAGGAAGTGCATGCGGCGTTTCCGGGGACGCCCGCGGAGGTGAAGGCGTTCGCGGGGCGGATGATCCACCGGCTCGGCGGGGCCGGGCAAGTCATCGTCTGCTCCAACCACGAGGACGACGTGGAGCTGTGCGCCTCACTCCGGGAGCAGTACGGGCTGCCGGGCCCGCAGCCCGGGGACGTGGCGCGCTTCCGCGACAAGCTGGTCATGAAGCACCGCCTCGCGGCGCACCCGGAGTGGCTGCCGCGCTACCTGCGTTTCGAGCCGCACGCGTACGCGGCCGGGCCCGCCGCCTATGCGCGCCACGCCGTGGAGCGGCTGGGCCTGCCCATCTTCGCCAAGCCCATCAACGCCGCGGGCAGCCAGGGGACGTGCCTGCTGGAGACCGAGGCGGCCCTGCACGCGTGGGCGCAAGGCCTCACGGGGGACACGGTCTACGAGCTGGACGAGTTCCTGTCCGCCCCCTTGTACCACTGTGACTTCCTCGTCGCCGGGGGGCGCATCCTCGACCGGCACGTGTCGCGCTACCTCTATCCCAACGGCGACTTCCTGCAGGGCAAGCCGCTCGGGTCCGTCACGCTCGCCGAGACGGAGGAGGCGTACCGCTCGCTGAGCGGCTTCTCGCTCCAAGTCCTGGAGGCCTTCCAGCCCCTGCCGGATGGCGCCCTGCACCTGGAGGTCTTCCGGTTCCCCAACGGGGATTGCCGCTTCCTGGAGATCGCCTGCCGCGCCCCGGGCGCCCACATCCCCGCCCTGTACAAAGCGCAGTGCGGCATCGACTACCGGTCGGCGCCCTATGAGCTGGTCCTGAAGGGCGCACCGCACCAGACGCCGCCCCTGGGCCGCTACTGCGCCACCGCCTGGTTCCCCTTCCTGCCCGGCACCGTCGTGGGCGTCCGGGAGTACCGCTCCTCCGGCAGCCAGTTCTCCATGAATGTGCTGCGCGGGGCCGGCGCCCTGCCGCGGGCGGGCAGCCTGGCGGACCGCATGGCGGAGCTGCTGCTCTGGTCGGACGACGCGCAGCAGCTCCAGGCGGACTTCGAGGCGCTGCGCGAGTTCCATCCCGCCATCCTGGCGGGGCCGGCGCCCGGCGCGGGGGGCCAGGCCCCCGCAGCCCCCGAGGGGCACGGGCCCCCCCGCTAACGGCCCCGCGGACCATGGATCCCAGTGCCACATTGCCCCAGGAGGGAGGGTCGCTCTGGAGGTCTCCGGCGCTCCTGGTCATCTTGAGCACGAGCTTCTTCGCCTCGCTCTCGCTCTTCATGGTCATCCCCTTCCTGACGATTCACCTGACGTCGCTGGGGGTGATGACCCTGGAGCAGGCCGGCGTGGTGGTGGGCATCTCGTTCTGGATCAAACGCGGAGGGGCCTTCTTCGGGGGGCTGGCGGCGGACCGTTTCGGCCGCAGGCCGCTCATGGTGCTGGCCCTGGCCATGCGGGTGCCGGGCTATGTCCTGCTGGCCTATGGGCGCACCTTTCCGAGCCTGCTGCTGGCCAACATCCTCATCGCCGCGGGGAGCGCCTTCTACATGCCCGCGGCCAAGTCCGCCCTCACCCTGCTCGCCCCGGCCGAGCACCGGATGCGCATCTTCGCCCTGCGCGCGGGCGTGGTGAACACGGGCGCGGCCATTGGCCCCTTCGCCGGCGCGGCGCTGCTCACCCACTCCCCGGAGCTGATGTTCCTGGCGGCGGCGGCCGCCTTCCTGGGGCTCACCGTGGCCAACGCGGTGCTGCGCTTCCCGGATGGGGCCCGGGCGTCGCGCAGCAGCCTGAACCTGGCCCTGGAAGTGGCCAAGAGCCCCTACCTGCTGCGCATGATGCTGTTCGGGCTGCTCTTCTTCCTCGTCTACATCCAGACG
Above is a genomic segment from Stigmatella erecta containing:
- a CDS encoding phospholipase D-like domain-containing protein: MRVKAMRIQGWLCLAAALLAVAGCEQTHREHLLNDVDVGRIEAGVSTAPGTLAGKLAWAYFNNPPAFGGVDPTITQEVKRLIEQTPTGATIRAAIHSVSHTGIADALLAAQARGVTVYVVLDAKNASTGYAAVETLQQLLLVKFCTNASGGGGCIGTGASGNMHTKLFTFSQTRDPNGVLHPDVVWISSANLTGASGTEAFNNAIVIYDAATLFAGLNANFTDMWNRKHYAGNDYYDADSGRGYYMANPADAYASPEGMGQTDTIVTRLNDVTPDASCRLRIGMSFVTAGRPALLAQIKRMRAGGCSVWMVVGGNATDGIDMARPVYDELLGAGVAIRRRDKVHDKFFALYGKFGAAYAYRVYTGSQNWSQDALNENEELFVKLAPETGTVHPLYDAYVGHFNDAYNGGVTCTKANYPCK
- a CDS encoding ABC transporter ATP-binding protein, whose product is MTPLLLAEGLFAGYGNGDIVRGVSLQAGAGRITTVMGPNGSGKSTFIKVLAGLVPCRQGRILLEGQEVTHLAAPLRVAAGLGYVPQEFNVFRNLTVRENLDLASAVLHRGRRDGKAGLERVFELFPVLSRRLKSLAGNLSGGERQMLAFASALLARPRFLLLDEPSAGLSPKAAEEMFQTVARVHATGVGVLMVEQNVAGALAITHDVMVLVGGAVRLATTAEDLKRQHDLHQLYLGPTEGAALEAAP
- a CDS encoding ABC transporter ATP-binding protein; translated protein: MLQADHISKRLGGIAALSHCSLVIGKGLVTGIIGPNGAGKSTLFNVLGGLMAPDQGRVLLEGRDVSGLPPHRLAALGLVRTFQIARDLAELTVLENLLLARPSQTGESLLGALFRPARVRQEEREALQKASALLGRFGLLQHADAPARSLSGGQKKLLELARALMLEPKVILLDEPAAGVSPVMVRGLARIIGELRSEGLTFAIIEHDMDLIAELCDHVYVMAEGTPLTAGRFAEVTADRRVVQAYLGGMAP
- a CDS encoding branched-chain amino acid ABC transporter permease; protein product: MSGIPQLLVNGLVSGLIVALPAVALALTYSVLKFSNFAIGSQLTMGAYLAFIFNVRLGWPLAAAALMAAVLSAGLAMAVDWLALRPLRDRSPVTLLVASMGVAFVLENLCRFAFGNGVLSYDVPVARPLQVAGLRVNREQLIATISVLGALVAVQGLLFATPLGRAMRAVADNPLLAAVRGIHRQRVITWCWAVVGGLTALGGVLIGMDRAIDPMLGWNYVISVFAAAILGGFGNPLGAALGALGVGVIEELATVVVPASYRTGVAFAAIALLLLLRPQGLAGVRGIKR
- a CDS encoding SDR family oxidoreductase, coding for MRLKDKRIIVLGGSSGIGRAVAQAAAQEGASVVIGSRQQARVEQAVAGLPPGTQGHAVDLSDEAQVRGLFERVGPFDHLVYTAGDALPHGAPGGLSLAQARQLFEVRFWGAYMAATVGSAHIRPGGSIVLTNGTVDVRPMKGLAVGSGVSGAIGALTRGLAVELAPLRVNTVSPGLIKTELWDGLSAADRERMYQEAGTKLPVGRVGEPEDVAQTYLYLMCQGFGTGQVLTVDGGHVLV
- a CDS encoding branched-chain amino acid ABC transporter permease, whose translation is MTGYLVTLTTLVAIASLTGLALNLQWGAAGMANFGLAGFYALSAYACGLVSVATGSPLAGLGAALAVSFLASGLVALVSLRLEEDYLAIVTLGFAELTRLVILNEGWLTQGALGLAGIPRPLQGLLPGDFLEFGFLALTLLVLLAVFLVLERLGRSPFGRALRAVREDDVVAATLGKRVLWLRVRAFALGGAITGLAGALHAFYYTYIDPSQFSSSITAYAFMAVIAGGRNSNRGLLLGAFTLMVLLEGTRFLKDAVPFLDSTRLAALRLILIGGGLVALLIYRPQGFLPEYRLRLARKPDPGSPQWLPVDPKS